TTGAAGACGTCGGCGAGGATCAGGATGCCGCCCATCACGACCAGGGCGATCACGACCGCGAAGGTGACCGGCACCAGTTTGGTCGCGTCGACCGGCTTCGGCGGCGGGCGGCGCAGCAGCTTCGCCCACGCACGCTTGAGTCCGTCCCACAGGGCGACGATGACGTGTCCGCCGTCGAGCGGCAGCAGCGGGATCAGGTTGAAGACGAACAGGGCGATGTTCAGCGCCGCGAGCAGCTCGATGATGGCGGCCGCGCGGTTGAGTACGGGTGCGTCGATCGCGGCGACCTCGCCGGCGATCCGACCGGCGCCCACGACCGACAGCGGCCCGTTCGGGTCGCGCTCCTGCCCGGTGAACAGGTCGACCGCGGTCTCGTAGACCTTCACCGGCAGCTGGGCGATGATGCCGATCACCTGCCCGGTGCGGTCGAGGGCGATCCGCGGGCCTTCCCAGATCGGCTCGCGGACGTACTCGACCGCGGCGGTCATGCCGACGAAGCCGACCTCGGCTGTGGTGATCTCGCCGTCTTCGCCGACCACGTCCCGCTCGGCGAGCATGGGGGTCATCTGCAGGGTCAGCTGCCGGCCGTCGCGCTCCACCACGACCTGGAGGGTCTGGCCGGGCGCGTCCTGGATGAGCGCCGAGGCGTCGGGGAACGTCGACACCGGGGTGCCGTCGACCGAGACGAGCACATCACCGGGCTGCAGGCCCGAGGCCGCGGCGGGCGATGCGGGGTCGTCGGGGCCGCATTCGGTGGCCGTGGTGGATGCCGGGAGCGCACAGACGCTGACCTCCGCCACGGTCGTGGTCGCGGTCTGCACGCCGATGCCGCTGACCACGATGCCGAACAGCACGAAGGCGAGCAGCAGGTTCATCGTCGGTCCGCCGAGCATGACGATGACGCGCTGCCAGACCGGGAGCTCATAGAACGCGCGCTTGGTGCCGACGTCTTCGAGCGTCTCGGCGTTGGCGACCCTGGCATCCTGCACCATCGTGGCGAAGAAGCCGCCGGCGGCGCGGCCCCCACGGCTGGTGGCATCGGGGGCCGGCGGGTACATGCCCGCCATCGAGATGTAGCCACCGAGGGGGATGGCCTTGAACCCGTACTCGGTCTCGCCGAACCGGCGCGACCACAGGGTGGGTCCGAAGCCGATCATGTACTGGCCGACGCGCACGCCGAACTTCTTCGCGGGCAGCAGGTGGCCCATCTCATGGAGCGCGATCGAGACGGCGAGGCCGATGACGAGCAGCACCACACCGATGACGAAAGCGAGGACGGTCACGAGAGCCCAGGCTAGTGGCGGCGGCTTTGAGTTTGCCGTGCCGCTCGCGGGCTCTGGCGCGGATAGGCTCGAGGCGTGGAATCGGTGGACAGATCGCAGCGGCGTGGCCGCGCAGTGCGCGGTGCCGCCGCCGCAGCCGTGGCGACCACCGTCGCGGCCACCGCCCACACCCTGTCTGGCGGAGATGCGCCGCCGGTGTGGCTGCTGGTCGCGGTCACCCTGCTGGCCACGCCGATCGCCGTCCTGCTCACCGGGCGGCGGCCGTCGCTATGGCGCACGACGTCGGTCGTCGCGGTGAGCCAGCTGCTGCTGCACCTCGCCTTCGCCACCGTCGGCACCGCCGGTCCTGCCGGAGGACGCCACGTGCACGGCGCGGCCGTCAGCCTCGCAGGCTCCGGAGGCGATGGGGCCGGCGCCGTCGGCGCGCTCGCGAGCGACCCGCTCATGCTGGCCGGGCACGTCGCGGCGGCGGCCGTCACGGTGCTGCTCGTCAGCCACGGCGAGCGCGCGCTCCGCGCGATTGCGGCCGGCCTGCGCCACGTCGTGGAACGCACGGTGATCGCGTGGCACCGGCCCGCTCCTCTGCTTCGCGTCATCGCTCTCCCGCTGGGCACCGCACGCGGCGCCGTCGCGCTGACCTCGGTGTCACGCCGGGGCCCACCCGTTCTCTCGCTCTGACCCACGCCGCAGCAGCGGCATCCCCTGGCGCACCACTGCGGCATCCCGAGACACGACTGGTCCGGCGAGCGCCGCCGGTGCCGCGCCGACCTGCGACATCGTCGCGCCACCCACAGAGAGACCATCCATGACTTCTTCCCGCATGTCCTCCCCCGCCCGCCGCCGCACACGTCTGGCTGCCGGCCTCGCCGCCGGTGCGATGCTGGCCGTGGCCGTTCCGCTGGCGGCATCCGCCCACGTCCACGTCTCACCCACCGACAGCGCCGCCGGCATCAGCACCCGCCTCGAATTCGACTTCAGCCACGGGTGCGACGGCTCCCCCACCACCGGCCTCGTCTTGGACATTCCCGAGGGCATCGACGCGGTCACACCCGTGCTCGACGGCGCCTGGTCGATCTCACGCGAGCTCGGCACCGACGGCATCGCCACTCAGGTGGTCTACACCGCGGTGGTTCCGGTCGAGGACGGCGTGAGCGCGACCGTCGCGCTCGACGTCGTCTTCGCCTCGTCGGTCGCCGGCACCGACGTCGCCTTCCCTGTCACCCAGCAGTGCGCCGACGGCGAGACCGGGTGGACCGAGATCGCCGACGAGGGCCAGGATCCGCACGAGCTCGACTCCCCGGCCCCCGTGGTCGCCGTCGGCGACGTGGCGGCCGCGGACGATGGCCACGGTGACTCCCACGCCGACGCAGACGCGAGTGCGGACGGCGACACCGACACGACGGCCGCCGGCGACCCGGTCGCACGGTGGCTGAGCGTCGGCGCACTCGTGGCCGCGCTGGCCGCCCTGGGCGTCGCGATCTTCGGGCGCCGACGCCGCGGCTGACACATCCCGCACGGGCGCGGGTGAGAAGATGGACGGGCTATGCCGACTCCGCCTCCCGCCACCCCGCCCGTGCTCCGCCCGGAGCATCCTCCCGTCCGGCCGCTCGATGAGATCGCGGCCCGCTTCTCGTACGAGGTGCGCGGCGATCTGACCGGCCGCAGTGCCACCGGCGTCACCCTCGCGACCAGCGATCTGCGAGCGGGCGACATCTTCGTCGGCATCCACGGCGTCCGCCGTCACGGCGCCGAGTTCGCAGCCGAAGCGGCCGAGAAGGGCGCTGTGGCGATCCTCACCGACGCCGGCGGCGCGGAGATCGCGCGGGATGCCGGACTGCCGATCCTCGTGACCGACGACCCCCGAGGACGCATGGCCGATCTCGCGGCATGGGTCTACGGCAACGTCGGTGCGATGCCCGTCATGCTCGGCGTGACCGGCACCAACGGCAAGACTTCGACGGTGCACCTGCAGGATGCGCTGCTGCGTCAGCTGGGTCTGACGTCGGGCATGTCGTCGTCCGCACGCCGCCATATCGACGGCGATGTCGTGATGGCCCGGCTGACCACCCCGGAGTCGAGCGAACTGCATGCGCTCATCGCGTACATGAAGGAGCGCGGCGTCACCGTCATGGCTTTCGAGGTCAGCGTGCAGGCGATCGTCCGGCACCGCGTCGACGGCGTCTTCTACGACGTCGCAGGGTTCACGAACCTGCAGAACGACCACATGGACGACTTCGCCGATATGGAGGAGTACCTCGCGGGCAAGCTGCGCATGTTCCGCTCCGACCGCGCGGGCCGCGCCGTCGTCTCCCTCGACACTCCCGCCGGGCGCCGCGTCGTCGAACACGCCGACATCCCGGTCACGACCATCGCGACCGCCGAGATCGCCGAAGACGCCGAGCTGGCAGCCACCGCCCAGTGGCAGGTGCGTATGCTCGACGAGGCCATCAACGCGACCGTCATGGAGCTGACCGGCCCCGACGGGCAGCGGCTCGTCACGACCGTTCCGGTCACGGGCCCGCACATGGCGGCCAACGCGGGGCTCGCGATCGTGATGATCCTGGAGTCCGGTGTTGCCACATGGGAGCAGATCGTCGACACGCTCGCCCGGGACGGCGGCATCCGCGCCGAACTCCCGGGCCGCACGGAGGTGGTCACCACCGGCCGCGGACCCACGGTCTACCTGGACTTCGCCCACACCCCCGACGGCTTCGAGATGACCGCCCGGGCGGTGCGCCGCCAGACCAAGGGCACGCTGCTGATCATGTTCGGCGCGGACGGCTCACGCGACACGACCAAGCGTCCCGCGATGGGGCTGGCTGCGGCGCACAACAGTGACATCGCGATCGTCACCGACCACCACCCGCGCTGGGAGGACCCGCAGGAGATCCGCGACGGCCTGTACTCCGGCGCGGCACAGGCGCCGCCCGCCGGCGGCCTGTTCAACATCACGCCGCCCGAAGACGCGATCGTGAAGGCCGTCTCGATGGTCGGCGAGGGCGACGCGATCCTGTGGTTCGGCCCCGGGCACCAGGACCACCGCGAGATCCAGGGCGTGCGCCACCCCTACAACCCGCGCGCCATGGCCCTGAAAGCCCTCGCCGACGCCGGCTGGTGACGTCCGGCGAGACCGAGTGACCGCTGTGCAGCCGCACGGGTGACCATCGTCGACGGCAGATGGTCAGAACGGGTCGGAGGCGAACCAGCCGAAGCTCGCGGGCCCGACGTCGTCCGGTTCGGCAGGGGCCCCATCGGGCTCGGTCCCGAGCATGCGCCGGGTGAGGTGGCGTCGCGCGCTCATCAGCTCGTCGAGCGCCGCCCGCAGGTGGGCGTCGGCCATGTCTTCGCCCTGTGCTGCGGCCAGCAGCACACTCCGGCGGATCAGCTCCTTGGCGAACGAACCTGTGACGCCGTCCGTGCGTGCGGCGGCAGCGGTCAAGGTCTCGTCGGTGAGATCCAGCCCGTGCGCGTAGTGGCGGAACAGGCGCTCGCGCTCTCCGAGTGCGGGCAGCGGGACCTCGACGGCGAGGTCCACTCGACCCGGGCGCTCTGCGAGTGCCCGTTCGAGCACCTCGACGCGGTTCGTGGTCATCACGAAGGCGACGTCGGCGTCGCCGTCCAGTCCGTCCAGCGCCTCCAGCACCTCGAACAGCAGCGGCTGCGGTGAGGTGTGTCGCTCCATCGCGACCAGGTCGATGTCCTCGAGGACGACGATCGAGGGCTGGAAGGTGCGTGCGATCTCTGCGGCGGCGCTGATGAACCGGATGCTGGTGCCGGTGAGCAGGATGACCGTCGTGCCGACCGATCGGGTCAGCAGATGCCGGATGGTGAGCGTCTTGCCCGTTCCCGGCGGCCCGTACAGGAGCACTCCGCGTTTGAGGTGCTGACCCGCAGCGCGCAGGAGTTCGCGGTGCTCGCCGATGCCGATGACGTGCTGCACGATCTCATCGAGCACTCCCTCGGGGAGGATGACGTCGTCGACCGTGACGATCGGCCGGTTCAGGAACGTCGCCCCCGCATCGCTGCGCCCGAACTCGGTCGGCGTGAACGAGAGGACCTGGCCGCGCAGCACGCTGTGCTCCACCATCAGCGCGCGCACGCGCGCCAGGAAGGAGGACACGACGTCCGGGTCGGCGCCCATCACCTCGAGCACGGCGGACGGCCGCCCCATCTGCTCTGATGCGGCACGCTGGGTCAGCGCGATCGGCGCGCCCTCGTGCATGAGCAGCCGCACCCCCATCGCCACCACGCGACGGCTCGTGGCCGGCCCCGTCGCCCGCTCGGCGAAGTCGACCGGGCCGGGCGCGAAACGCAGGTACGCGTTGCTCACCAGTTCGGCCATGCTGTTGTGCAGTCGCTGCTCGCCGCCGCTGACCCCCACCAGCCGGCCGCCCGCCTCTGCGGCGATCAGTTCCAGCGCGATGTCCGCATCGACGAGTCGATGGTCGGCGATCACCTCCTGCACCACCGCGATCTGAGCCGCGTCGACGTTCAGGTGCTCACTGATCAGATCGCCCAGCGGGGTGCGCGTGGGCCGGAGCTCCTGTTGCTGCAGGGCGTTCACATGCTCGAGGTACCGCGCGACTTCGCGCATCAGATCCCGGTCTTGATCGCCCACTGTCCATCCTCCACGTGTCGGAGTTCGTACCGTAGCAGGGGCAGGAGTCGCCGAACCGGCATCCATCGCCTTTTGTGGTCCTACCACAACGGCGGAGCCATCGATCTCGTTCCCCGCTTAGCGGTATCGTGCACGATCGGAGAGTGGTCTGACCACGAGTTCTAGCCTGGAGCAACGGACCCGCCGACACACCGCTCGGCATGCCGGCAGGCCCGACTCCCACAAGGACGAAGGAAGCACCATGACCACCGTCACCCCCGACAACGTCGACACGATCCCCGCCGCCTGGAGCGGCTTCACCCCGGGCGAATGGCAGGACGGCATCGACGTCCGCGACTTCATCCAGCGCAACTACACGCCCTACTCCGGCGACAGGGCCTTCCTCGCCGGGCCGACCGCCCGCACCACCCGCATCTGGGACGCCCTGTCGGGCATGTTCCCGGCCGAGCGCGAAAAGGGCGTGTACGACATCGACGTCCACACGCCGGCCGGCATCACCGCGCACGCCCCCGGATACATCGGCACGGACGAAGAGGTCATCGTCGGCCTGCAGACCGATGCTCCCCTCAAGCGCGCGATCATGCCCAACGGCGGGTGGCGCATGGTCGAGGGCGCCCTCGACACCTACGGCTACGAGATCGACGAGACACTCAAGACCGTCTTCACCCGATATCGCAAGACCCACAACCAGGGCGTCTTCGACGTCTATCCCCCGAGCGTGCGGGCCGCACGCAACTCGCACATCATCACCGGCCTGCCCGACGCGTACGGCCGCGGCCGGATCATCGGCGACTACCGCCGCGTCGCCCTCTACGGCGTCGACGCCCTGATCGCGGCGAAGAATGTCGACAAGCTCACCCTCGACACGACCCCGTTCAGCGAAGAGATCCTACGGCGCCGCGAAGAGCACGCCGAGCAGATCCGCGCCCTCGGCGAGCTGAAGCAGCTGGCCGCCTCGTACGGGTTCGACATCTCCGGCCCCGCCACCAGCGCCCGCGAGGCCGTGCAGTGGCTGTACTTCGCCTACCTCGGCGCGGTCAAGGAGCAGAACGGCGCCGCGATGTCGCTCGGCCGCACCTCGACGTTCCTCGACATCTTCATCGAGCGTGACCTGCAGGCCGGCGCCGTCACCGAGTCCGAGGCGCAGGAGATCATCGACGACTTCGTGATCAAGCTGCGCATCGTCCGGTTCCTCCGCACCCCCGAGTACGACGCCCTGTTCTCGGGCGACCCCACCTGGGTCACCGAGACGATCGGCGGCATGGGCGAAGACGGACGCCCCCTCGTGACGAAGAACTCGTTCCGCTACCTGCAGACCCTGTACAACCTGGGCCCCGCCCCCGAGCCGAACATGACCGTCTTCTGGAGCCCCGAGCTTCCGCAGGGCTTCAAGGACTACTGCGCGCAGGTGTCGATCGACACGTCGGCTGTGCAGTACGAGTCCGATGAGCTCATCCGCGCCGCGTGGGGCGACGACGCCGCGATCGCGTGCTGCGTCTCGCCGATGCGCATCGGCAAGCAGATGCAGTTCTTCGGGGCACGGGTGAACCTCGCCAAGACCCTCCTGTACGCCATCAACGGCGGCCGAGACGAGGTCACCGGAAAGCAGGTCTCCCCCCTGGCCGCCCCGGTCGGCGACGGGCCGCTGGAGTTCGACGACGTCATGGCGAAGTTCGACCTGACGATGGACTGGCTCGCCGAGACGTACGTGGAAGCACTCAACTGCATCCACTGGTCGCACGACAAGTACGCCTATGAGCGGCTCGAGATGGCACTGCACGACAAGGACGTGCTGCGCACCATGGCCTGCGGCATCGCCGGCCTGTCTGTGGCCGCCGACTCGCTGTCGGCCATCAAGTACGCCACCGTCACCCCGGTGCGCGACGAGCGCGGCGTCGTCGTCGACTACGTCACCGAGGGCGACTTCCCGACGTACGGCAACGACGATGATCGAGTGGATGCCATCGCCGTCGACCTCGTCGAACGCTTCATGGCCAAGATCCGGCGTCACCCCATGTACCGCGACGCGCTGCCCACCCAGTCGGTGCTGACGATCACCTCGAACGTCGTCTACGGCAAGGCGACCGGAAACACCCCCGACGGCCGCCGCGCGGGCGAGCCGTTCGCACCCGGCGCCAACCCGATGAACGGCCGCGACACCCACGGCATGCTCGCCTCCGCCCTGTCGGTCGCGAAGCTCCCCTACGCCCAGGCGCAGGACGGCATCTCGCTCACCAACACGGTGGTCCCCACGGGCCTGGGCCGTACGAAGGGCGAGCAGGTGCAGAACCTCGCCGGTCTGCTCGACGCCTACATCGGCTCGAACGGCTATCACATGAACGTCAACGTGCTCAACCGCGAGACGCTCGTGGATGCCATGGAGCACCCCGAGCAGTACCCGCAACTCACGATCCGCGTGTCCGGCTACGCCGTGAACTTCGTGCGGCTGACCCGCGAGCAGCAGCTCGACGTGCTGTCGCGCACGTTCCACGGCTCGGTCTGAGCGGGAGCA
This DNA window, taken from Microbacterium invictum, encodes the following:
- a CDS encoding site-2 protease family protein, whose product is MTVLAFVIGVVLLVIGLAVSIALHEMGHLLPAKKFGVRVGQYMIGFGPTLWSRRFGETEYGFKAIPLGGYISMAGMYPPAPDATSRGGRAAGGFFATMVQDARVANAETLEDVGTKRAFYELPVWQRVIVMLGGPTMNLLLAFVLFGIVVSGIGVQTATTTVAEVSVCALPASTTATECGPDDPASPAAASGLQPGDVLVSVDGTPVSTFPDASALIQDAPGQTLQVVVERDGRQLTLQMTPMLAERDVVGEDGEITTAEVGFVGMTAAVEYVREPIWEGPRIALDRTGQVIGIIAQLPVKVYETAVDLFTGQERDPNGPLSVVGAGRIAGEVAAIDAPVLNRAAAIIELLAALNIALFVFNLIPLLPLDGGHVIVALWDGLKRAWAKLLRRPPPKPVDATKLVPVTFAVVIALVVMGGILILADVFNPVVLFG
- a CDS encoding DUF1775 domain-containing protein, with the protein product MTSSRMSSPARRRTRLAAGLAAGAMLAVAVPLAASAHVHVSPTDSAAGISTRLEFDFSHGCDGSPTTGLVLDIPEGIDAVTPVLDGAWSISRELGTDGIATQVVYTAVVPVEDGVSATVALDVVFASSVAGTDVAFPVTQQCADGETGWTEIADEGQDPHELDSPAPVVAVGDVAAADDGHGDSHADADASADGDTDTTAAGDPVARWLSVGALVAALAALGVAIFGRRRRG
- a CDS encoding Mur ligase family protein → MPTPPPATPPVLRPEHPPVRPLDEIAARFSYEVRGDLTGRSATGVTLATSDLRAGDIFVGIHGVRRHGAEFAAEAAEKGAVAILTDAGGAEIARDAGLPILVTDDPRGRMADLAAWVYGNVGAMPVMLGVTGTNGKTSTVHLQDALLRQLGLTSGMSSSARRHIDGDVVMARLTTPESSELHALIAYMKERGVTVMAFEVSVQAIVRHRVDGVFYDVAGFTNLQNDHMDDFADMEEYLAGKLRMFRSDRAGRAVVSLDTPAGRRVVEHADIPVTTIATAEIAEDAELAATAQWQVRMLDEAINATVMELTGPDGQRLVTTVPVTGPHMAANAGLAIVMILESGVATWEQIVDTLARDGGIRAELPGRTEVVTTGRGPTVYLDFAHTPDGFEMTARAVRRQTKGTLLIMFGADGSRDTTKRPAMGLAAAHNSDIAIVTDHHPRWEDPQEIRDGLYSGAAQAPPAGGLFNITPPEDAIVKAVSMVGEGDAILWFGPGHQDHREIQGVRHPYNPRAMALKALADAGW
- a CDS encoding AAA family ATPase, which codes for MGDQDRDLMREVARYLEHVNALQQQELRPTRTPLGDLISEHLNVDAAQIAVVQEVIADHRLVDADIALELIAAEAGGRLVGVSGGEQRLHNSMAELVSNAYLRFAPGPVDFAERATGPATSRRVVAMGVRLLMHEGAPIALTQRAASEQMGRPSAVLEVMGADPDVVSSFLARVRALMVEHSVLRGQVLSFTPTEFGRSDAGATFLNRPIVTVDDVILPEGVLDEIVQHVIGIGEHRELLRAAGQHLKRGVLLYGPPGTGKTLTIRHLLTRSVGTTVILLTGTSIRFISAAAEIARTFQPSIVVLEDIDLVAMERHTSPQPLLFEVLEALDGLDGDADVAFVMTTNRVEVLERALAERPGRVDLAVEVPLPALGERERLFRHYAHGLDLTDETLTAAAARTDGVTGSFAKELIRRSVLLAAAQGEDMADAHLRAALDELMSARRHLTRRMLGTEPDGAPAEPDDVGPASFGWFASDPF
- the pflB gene encoding formate C-acetyltransferase, with product MTTVTPDNVDTIPAAWSGFTPGEWQDGIDVRDFIQRNYTPYSGDRAFLAGPTARTTRIWDALSGMFPAEREKGVYDIDVHTPAGITAHAPGYIGTDEEVIVGLQTDAPLKRAIMPNGGWRMVEGALDTYGYEIDETLKTVFTRYRKTHNQGVFDVYPPSVRAARNSHIITGLPDAYGRGRIIGDYRRVALYGVDALIAAKNVDKLTLDTTPFSEEILRRREEHAEQIRALGELKQLAASYGFDISGPATSAREAVQWLYFAYLGAVKEQNGAAMSLGRTSTFLDIFIERDLQAGAVTESEAQEIIDDFVIKLRIVRFLRTPEYDALFSGDPTWVTETIGGMGEDGRPLVTKNSFRYLQTLYNLGPAPEPNMTVFWSPELPQGFKDYCAQVSIDTSAVQYESDELIRAAWGDDAAIACCVSPMRIGKQMQFFGARVNLAKTLLYAINGGRDEVTGKQVSPLAAPVGDGPLEFDDVMAKFDLTMDWLAETYVEALNCIHWSHDKYAYERLEMALHDKDVLRTMACGIAGLSVAADSLSAIKYATVTPVRDERGVVVDYVTEGDFPTYGNDDDRVDAIAVDLVERFMAKIRRHPMYRDALPTQSVLTITSNVVYGKATGNTPDGRRAGEPFAPGANPMNGRDTHGMLASALSVAKLPYAQAQDGISLTNTVVPTGLGRTKGEQVQNLAGLLDAYIGSNGYHMNVNVLNRETLVDAMEHPEQYPQLTIRVSGYAVNFVRLTREQQLDVLSRTFHGSV